A region from the Candidatus Margulisiibacteriota bacterium genome encodes:
- the larB gene encoding nickel pincer cofactor biosynthesis protein LarB yields the protein MDEKFLSELLNKYKDDKLSFEETLAILKKVPFEDIGFAKVDHHRSLRKGFPEVIYCPGKTPEQIKAIIEKMLPYSENVLATRATNDVYEFLKPAFQDIVYNADARIIYFKRKIKLKTQKNITVLSAGTADIPVAEEAALTAEFLGNPVNRIYDIGVAGLHRVFAHLPKINEANILIIVAGMEGALPSVVASLTDKPVIAVPTSIGYGTNFNGLTPLFAMLNSCVTGLTLVNIDNGFGAGCFASLINK from the coding sequence ATGGATGAAAAATTTTTAAGTGAACTTCTCAACAAATATAAAGATGACAAGCTCTCTTTCGAAGAAACCTTAGCTATCTTAAAAAAAGTACCCTTTGAAGACATCGGGTTCGCAAAAGTAGACCATCACCGCTCTCTGAGAAAAGGATTTCCGGAAGTTATTTACTGCCCGGGAAAAACCCCTGAGCAGATTAAAGCGATTATCGAAAAAATGCTCCCCTACAGTGAGAATGTGCTCGCCACCAGAGCGACAAATGACGTCTATGAGTTCCTGAAACCAGCCTTTCAGGACATTGTTTACAATGCAGATGCACGGATTATTTATTTCAAAAGAAAAATCAAACTTAAAACACAAAAAAACATTACTGTCCTCAGCGCAGGTACTGCCGATATCCCCGTAGCCGAAGAAGCTGCGCTTACAGCCGAATTTTTGGGAAATCCGGTTAACCGTATCTACGATATCGGTGTTGCCGGACTACATCGAGTATTTGCCCATCTCCCCAAAATAAACGAGGCTAACATTTTAATTATTGTAGCAGGAATGGAAGGCGCGCTGCCAAGCGTTGTCGCAAGCCTTACCGACAAACCGGTAATCGCCGTCCCGACAAGTATTGGCTATGGAACGAACTTCAATGGCTTAACTCCGCTTTTCGCGATGCTTAATAGCTGTGTCACCGGACTTACGCTCGTCAACATCGATAACGGTTTCGGAGCAGGCTGTTTTGCAAGCCTTATCAATAAATAG